CCTAAGAGGAATTGGTGTCTGCAGAAGTTGTGCAAGTCAAGAGACAATCCGTCCATCACCACCCTCGAAGCCACCTCGCTGTCAGTCCCTTTCCCTTGCTCCCATCGGCGTTCCCCTCACGAAGATATTCCCCAGACCTTTCATCCCGACCGCCGTCGTTCGCCACGTGCCATCGCCGGAACGCCTCCGCGACCAACTCCCCAATCTCGTCCCTCGTCccgccgacggccccgaGGGCCACCaacgcctccgtctcctcgatcCAGTCGCGCAGCCGCCGGAATCCGGCCTCATCCGCGCGCATCCCGTCCGGCACGCCCCGGCCCTTCATCCAGGCCAGCACGCCCGCGACGAAGGTGTTGGCGCCGCCCAGCGCCGTGATGCCGAACCGGTGGACGCCGGCCGAGGGGCCCATGGACGtcagggcggcgccggtgaggagctgggcggcgtggCAGGCGTAGACGATGACCGTGGCGAGGATGCGGAGGGTGCGGGTGCGCCGGTATGCGGCGATTGCGTCGGCGTagatgccgagggcggcggcgcgaccGGCCTCGGTGTCGGAATCGTCGTGGAGCCCCGAGCCGGCGTTGATTccgacggcgcggcggaaTAGGACGAGGTTGGACAGGATtggctcgtcgtcgctgggGAGGAGATTGCGGGGTAGAAGAGGGGAgtcttcgtcgccggggTGGGGTGGGAGGTGCTTCGACATAATGGTACGGTAATTATCTCGGCAGTCGGTTGGACGATAGGGATGTAGACTGTCGACATGATGCCTGAGTCGAACGTGGGATAGATTTGCAAAGACGGCCTCCCGGGGCGTGTACCCGCTGTTATAAGTTGAAGAATACGTGGTTTCCCTCATCAAGAGGTTGATTATCATCAGAACACTCTCACGCTCAAGGTCATCCATCGCGATAAGCATCGGGTCATATGAGTCAGTGAGCCAGGCTTTCTGGTTGCATCTTGACGTTGAGAAACGATCACACTGGTCTGTGTTCGTGTGGATGTCTCACTGAGACGGTGTGTGTGCACTAAGACGGGACACCTCGGCGGGCCGCCGTAGGGTGTAGCGGCCTGAACAGTGACTGGTCACATGTGAGTTGACCCGAGACCTGTGTCACTTGTCACTGGTCATACGTAGCGGTCAAGCGTTCGTCGAGAGCGGACGactaatccttttagtataacttatagtACTGTTTACAGCTTTGAagccttagcttctgctaatagatactactacagaaagctaaCTGTAACATGCTTGCTATGTCTTAGGCGGCTGTAAGGTTAGTAAGTCTATTGTTGGCCAGCCGTTCTAGAAACCGCCTCCCTCCTGGAATCAGCTTCCTAGCATCTAGAAACATTTCATCGCCACAAGCCTGTAATTGTTATTCGCCCTAAAAAGCACACTAGAAGAAGTAGAAGGATACTTACAGCTTCTACTTCCATAGCGTCGTGTCAGCCCCTGCTGAGCAAAAGCCCGcggaccggcgccggccttgttcATCCATGGTCGAATCATCGGCCAACCTGTTGCGGTAACTTTTTCCATAGCCCTGGCAAAGCCGGCTTAGCTGTTATTGCATGCTGAATAGTCAAACTGTAAGCAGCTTCCCACAGCTAGCGGACTCAATCGACTCCTACGGAGATGTGACGAGCTTGCCGGCGGCAGTGGAAAGCCAGTTCATGGCTGTGGAGAAAACTgtccaggggggggggtagcCATCGTCGTTCCAAGCAGCCGCCAGCGATCAAAGCGAGCTAACACGCGTCGAAGTTTGATGACTTTATCCAGCTGCGTGGTTCCAGTCGAAGCCAGAAGCTTCATGTTACCTCGTCATCGAGAATCGCCAGTTACAAAGACCAAGACAGCACCTCATCTTGCAGATCTAAAGGCGGAGATCCACGCAGCTTCTCATCTCAGAAATCGGTCGCCGAGACTCTATGCAATATCTCGGCATCAAAAACGGAGGTGCGGCATTTACTCCACTTCAGCTGTCCAGGAATCGATGACATCCGTTATGGAAAAGAAGATCCCACGTTCGCGGCTTAGTGATACTGGTCACATGCAGAGACCACTTCAACCCCTATCTGCAAGACCATCGCCCGAGTCTCCGTCAGAGAAATATCCTTTTAAAAAACAAAACGGAATCTCCTCTTCCCAGCCCGTCCTTCCTAAGAGCAGAAATTGGCAGTCTTAGAGGAGGCAAAACAGGCAATGACGGACGAATAGTTCTTGACGGGAGCGGCTATGGGTCATTAGTCCCTAGAGTATCCGAGTGCCATACTTCACCATTACCAACAACAAGTGTACTTAAGGAAGCCCCTCCGCTACCAAGAACGGAGGAGTCCCATGTAAAATTACTCCATCGAGAAATACGAGACAAGGCAGGGAGAGCGCGCAACGGCAACGTAAGTAGCTCTGCAAAAGAACAAGATGAGCAAGAATCTGGGCCGAGAAGTGAGATGGGAGGGCATAGCACCAAAGATAAGTATGACAGATGGCCAGTCCTTCCACTTTTCACAAATGATGACCGTCAACGAAAGAGACGTCAGAAGCCTGACGATGAGATTTAAAAGACCCAATTAGCGCAAGAACTGTGCTATCGACTACTAAACGATTATGTTCTTACTCAAGGCAAGGTAAACCTAATAAGGGGCTTAAGAACTTGATAGATCTATATGATGATTTTCTTATCATAATAAGTCTTGATAAGTGTTGATATTAAAGACTGTATGCTTCTGTTTTAAATACATACTAAATTTCAACCTAACCCAAACTTTATTAAACTTATAAAACTATACTAAGCTTGGATATGAGTCTCTACATGAATATCCTTAGAATCATGCTTCATAGACTCAATATCAGCCATATTAGGTACAGAGCTATGCTTCTCTCCATCAAACTCAGCGTCAATCTCTTCAAGAGTCATGCCCTTTGTCTCTACCCAGTAGAAGTA
The DNA window shown above is from Colletotrichum destructivum chromosome 2, complete sequence and carries:
- a CDS encoding uncharacterized protein (Putative SMODS and SLOG-associating 2TM effector domain, fungi) translates to MSKHLPPHPGDEDSPLLPRNLLPSDDEPILSNLVLFRRAVGINAGSGLHDDSDTEAGRAAALGIYADAIAAYRRTRTLRILATVIVYACHAAQLLTGAALTSMGPSAGVHRFGITALGGANTFVAGVLAWMKGRGVPDGMRADEAGFRRLRDWIEETEALVALGAVGGTRDEIGELVAEAFRRWHVANDGGRDERSGEYLREGNADGSKGKGLTARWLRGW